CACCTGCGGCGGCTGCAAGTGGCAGCACCTGGGCTACGACGCGCAGCTGCGCTACAAGCAGCAGCAGGTGGAAGACCAGCTCACCCGCATCGGCAAAGTGGCGCTGCCCGAAATCGCCCAGATTCTGCCCTCGCCGGCCCGCACCTACTACCGCAATAAGCTCGAATTCACGTTCAGCGACAACGGCTGGCTGACCACGGAACAGATCAACGACGATTCGCGCACTTACAACCGCGAGGTGGTGGGCTTCCACACGCCGGCGCGGTTCGACAAGATCATCGACGTGGAGCACTGCTGGTTGCAGCCCGAGCCGAGCAACGAAATCCGCCTTTTCATCCGCGACTACGCCCACCAGCACGAGCTGCCGTTCAACAACCTGGTGCGCCAAACCGGCCTGCTGCGCAACCTCATCGTGCGCACCGCCCAGAGCACCGGCGAAACGATGGTGATTTTGCAGTGCTACCGCACCGACGAGGCCATCGAGCCGCTGCTGGACGCGGTGCTGGCCAAGTTCCCAGAAATCACGTCGCTCAACTACGTGCTGAACAGCAAGGGCAACGAAACCTTCCACGACCTGGAGGTGGTGTGCTACCGTGGCAAGCCCTACATCGAGGAGGACATGGAAGGCCTGCACTTCCGCATCGGCCCCAAGTCGTTCTACCAAACCAACTCCGAAGGGGCCCACCAGCTCTACAAAGTGGCCCGCGACTTCGCCGATTTGCAGGGCACCGAGTTGGTGTACGACCTCTACACCGGGGCCGGCACCATCGCCAGCTTCGTGGCCAAAAAGGCCCGCAAGGTCATTGGCGTGGAATACGTGGAGCAGGCCGTAGCCGACGCCCACGTGAACGCCGAAATCAACGGCATCACCAACACCGAGTTTTACGCCGGCGACATGAAGGACATCCTCACCGCCGGCTTCACCGAAACCCACGGCCGCCCCGACCTCATCATCACTGACCCGCCCCGCGCCGGCATGCACCCCGATGTGGTGCAGCGCCTGCTGGAGCTGCGCACCCCGCGCATCGTCTACATCAGCTGCAACCCCGCCACCCAGGCCCGCGACCTGGAACTGCTCGACCCCGCCTACCGCGTAACCCGCGTGCAGCCCGTAGACATGTTCCCCCACACCCACCACGTGGAGAATGTGGTATTGCTGGAGTTGAAGTAATTTAAAACGGTATGAGAAGCTACACACTTGCAGCTCTAGTTTCCTCGCTCACCGGGTGGTTAGTTGCAATTATAGTTTATGGCTTGGGTTATTTTCTATTAGATAGAAACCAGGCTTTGGCAGCACTAACAATCGTTGGGATTTACACTTTAATAATTTCATTGATAGCAAATATGCTACTGGTGCAAGTACCCAGATATTTTATCAAAAAAGCTGTTCGCATGCTGAATAGAGCAACTTTTGCGCTATTTTATTCGCTATTGGCAGTGATTATTTTCAACATCTTATTTGGCCGACAATTCGGGCGTAATCCAGTGGAACAATTGACTTATTTAAATGCAGCCACAAATGGGTTTGTTCTCGGTTTTGTGTTTCATTCCGTTTGGAAGCCAAATATTTATTTGACATAACACATGGACTACTTCAACGACCCTGAACTGAACGGCAAATACCTCGGCACCATCACTAAGGATTTTGCGATTGTATCCGATACGCTGAAGGAGGCGTCGTACCAGATTCGCAAGCGCGACATCAGCAAGTATCCCATCTTCGTGTTTGCCAAGCAGGAGGTGCCGCTGGGCAGCCTGCTGGTGAACGCCGACGAGCTGAACCTGCAGTGGCACGTGTACGCCAGCTACGTCGAACTATTTATCCAGCAAGGCATTATCGGCGCCGATGGCATCGACAGCTTCGAGGAGAACTACAAAAACTCCGACGAGTTTTGCTGCCTGTTTGTGCTGGATGAGGAGTTCACGAAATTCGTTTTCGTGCCTTACCCGGAAGATTAATTGTCTGAACCACGGATTTATCGGATTGAACGGATTCGTCGGATTTTGGGGACGATTGCCGTTTGCGTAGCGTGACTTTATCCCACAAAAAGGCCGCTTGTCGAAGCGGCCTTTTGGGTTATAACCAGAGGTGTAAATCGTCCCCGAAATCCGACAAATCCGTTAAATCCGATAAATCCGTGGTTCAGAAAGCCTTCCAGCCTTGGGCTTGCAGGGGCACGGCTTGGCCAGCTTTGGTGACGAGGCTCACGGCGTCGTCCTTGTCGGTGAGGTGGCCGATGATGGTGATGTCGGGGTGGTTTTTGATTTTTTCGTAGGCCGTGACGGGCAGCGTGAAGAGCAGCTCGTAGTCCTCGCCGCCGTTGAGGGCGCAAGTGAGCGGGTCGAGGTTGAACTCGGCGGCGGCTTCGAGCGTGGGGTTGGCCACCGGGATGTTGTCGGTGAACACCCGGGCCCCCGTGCCGCTGGCGGCGCACAGGTGCATCACCTCCGAGGCCAGTCCGTCGGACACGTCGATCATGCTGGTAGGAGTCAAGCCCAGCTCGCGCAACTCGTGCACCACATCGAGGCGGGCCTCGGGGCGGAGCTGGCGCTGCACCACGTACTCGTAGTTGTCCAGCTCGGGCTGGGCCTCGGGGTCGGCCAGGAACACCTGCTTCTCACGCTCCAGCACCTGCAGGCCCATGTAGGCCCCGCCGAGGTCGCCGCTCACGCAGAGCAAATCGGTGGGCTTGCCGCCCGAGCGGCGCACCGCCTGGCCGGCGGGGGCCTCGCCCAGCACCGTGATGGCCAGCGTGAGGCCGGTGCGGGTGCTGGTGGTGTCGCCGCCCACCAGGTCCACGTTGTAGGCCTCGCAGGCCAGGCGCACGCCTTCGTACAGCTCCTCGATGGCTTCCACCGAGAAGCGCGACGGCACGGCCAGGCCCAGCACGAGCTGGGTGGGCAGGGCGTTCATGGCGGCAATGTCGGACACGTTCACGGCCACGGCCTTGTAGCCCAGGTGCTTGAGCGGGCAAAACGAGAGGTCAAAGTGCACGCCTTCTACCAGCAGGTCGGTGGTCATCACCACTTCCTGCCCAGCGGTGGGGGCCAGGATGGCGGCGTCGTCGCCGATGCCGAGCACGGTACCGGGCTGGCGAAGGG
This genomic stretch from Hymenobacter sp. PAMC 26628 harbors:
- the thiL gene encoding thiamine-phosphate kinase, which codes for MSDLTPLHALGEFGLIRRLQQKITLRQPGTVLGIGDDAAILAPTAGQEVVMTTDLLVEGVHFDLSFCPLKHLGYKAVAVNVSDIAAMNALPTQLVLGLAVPSRFSVEAIEELYEGVRLACEAYNVDLVGGDTTSTRTGLTLAITVLGEAPAGQAVRRSGGKPTDLLCVSGDLGGAYMGLQVLEREKQVFLADPEAQPELDNYEYVVQRQLRPEARLDVVHELRELGLTPTSMIDVSDGLASEVMHLCAASGTGARVFTDNIPVANPTLEAAAEFNLDPLTCALNGGEDYELLFTLPVTAYEKIKNHPDITIIGHLTDKDDAVSLVTKAGQAVPLQAQGWKAF
- the rlmD gene encoding 23S rRNA (uracil(1939)-C(5))-methyltransferase RlmD; this translates as MSKFKNIPAELLRNVKIQDMVAEGKCLVRLENLVIFVSQVAPGDVVDLRVTKAKKNFLEAVPTKFHQYSELRVEPFCQHFGTCGGCKWQHLGYDAQLRYKQQQVEDQLTRIGKVALPEIAQILPSPARTYYRNKLEFTFSDNGWLTTEQINDDSRTYNREVVGFHTPARFDKIIDVEHCWLQPEPSNEIRLFIRDYAHQHELPFNNLVRQTGLLRNLIVRTAQSTGETMVILQCYRTDEAIEPLLDAVLAKFPEITSLNYVLNSKGNETFHDLEVVCYRGKPYIEEDMEGLHFRIGPKSFYQTNSEGAHQLYKVARDFADLQGTELVYDLYTGAGTIASFVAKKARKVIGVEYVEQAVADAHVNAEINGITNTEFYAGDMKDILTAGFTETHGRPDLIITDPPRAGMHPDVVQRLLELRTPRIVYISCNPATQARDLELLDPAYRVTRVQPVDMFPHTHHVENVVLLELK